Proteins from one Gibbsiella quercinecans genomic window:
- the galM gene encoding galactose-1-epimerase, with the protein MLTPADAPAPDGQPFNLVTLHNANGMTVTLMDWGATWLSAVLPLKSGERRELLLGCPSPADYPHQGAYLGATIGRYANRIALAQLQIDGKPHPLAANQGQHQLHGGQAGFHARRWQASQQDAQQVTYRLHSKNGDQGFPGNLDAQVTYRLTADNRVEIVFWAQSDRPCPVNLTNHAYFNLDGAGTDARKQRLQLFADRYLPVDSDGIPRAALTAVDGTGMDFRQPKTLLRDFLHDRDQQRVKGYDHAYLLRQPGALADPCAHLWAADNKVQMSMFTSAPAVQLYSGNFLAGTPARDGGSYTNYAGIALESEFLPDSPNHPEWPQPDCWLQPGQTYRSATHYQFFAL; encoded by the coding sequence ATGTTAACCCCCGCGGACGCACCCGCCCCCGATGGGCAGCCGTTCAATCTGGTTACTCTGCACAATGCCAACGGTATGACGGTCACGCTGATGGATTGGGGCGCAACCTGGCTGTCCGCCGTTTTACCGCTAAAAAGCGGCGAGCGGCGTGAGCTGCTGCTAGGGTGCCCTTCCCCCGCCGATTACCCGCATCAGGGAGCTTATCTGGGGGCCACCATCGGCCGCTACGCCAACCGCATCGCCCTGGCCCAGTTGCAAATCGACGGCAAGCCGCACCCGCTGGCCGCCAATCAGGGCCAGCATCAACTGCATGGCGGGCAGGCTGGGTTCCATGCCCGCCGCTGGCAGGCCAGCCAACAAGATGCACAGCAGGTCACTTATCGCCTGCATTCTAAAAATGGCGATCAGGGCTTCCCCGGCAACCTCGATGCGCAGGTGACTTACCGCCTGACGGCCGATAACCGTGTAGAGATCGTCTTTTGGGCGCAAAGCGATCGTCCCTGCCCGGTCAACCTGACCAATCATGCCTATTTTAATCTGGACGGCGCCGGCACGGACGCACGCAAACAGCGGTTGCAGCTGTTTGCAGACCGTTATCTGCCGGTCGACAGTGACGGCATCCCCCGTGCCGCGCTGACGGCGGTAGATGGAACCGGCATGGATTTCCGCCAGCCGAAAACCCTGCTGCGGGATTTTTTACACGATCGCGATCAACAGCGGGTAAAAGGCTACGATCATGCCTACTTGCTGCGCCAGCCCGGCGCATTGGCCGATCCCTGCGCCCATCTGTGGGCGGCAGACAATAAAGTGCAAATGAGTATGTTCACCAGCGCCCCCGCGGTGCAGTTATACAGCGGCAACTTCCTGGCCGGCACGCCAGCGCGCGACGGCGGCAGCTACACCAACTATGCCGGCATTGCGCTGGAAAGCGAGTTTTTACCCGATAGCCCTAACCACCCTGAATGGCCGCAGCCTGACTGCTGGCTGCAGCCCGGCCAAACGTACCGCAGCGCAACGCATTACCAATTTTTCGCTTTGTAA
- the gpmA gene encoding 2,3-diphosphoglycerate-dependent phosphoglycerate mutase: MAVTKLVLVRHGESQWNNENRFTGWYDVDLSDKGRSEAKAAGKLLKDEGFSFDFAYTSVLKRAIHTLWSVLDELDQVWLPTEKSWKLNERHYGALQGLNKAETAEKYGDDQVKQWRRGFAVTPPALTKDDERYPGHDPRYAKLTEKELPLTESLALTIERVIPYWNESILPRIKSGERVIIAAHGNSLRALVKYLDNMSEEAILELNIPTGVPLVYEFDENFKPIKHYYLGNADEIAAKAAAVANQGKAK, from the coding sequence ATGGCTGTAACTAAGCTAGTTCTGGTGCGTCACGGCGAAAGCCAGTGGAACAACGAAAACCGCTTTACCGGTTGGTATGATGTTGACCTGTCCGACAAAGGGCGCTCCGAAGCGAAAGCAGCAGGTAAGCTGCTGAAAGACGAAGGTTTCTCCTTCGATTTCGCTTATACCTCCGTACTGAAACGTGCGATTCATACTCTGTGGAGCGTGCTGGACGAACTGGATCAGGTCTGGCTGCCAACGGAGAAATCCTGGAAGCTGAACGAACGCCACTACGGTGCGCTGCAGGGCCTGAACAAAGCGGAAACCGCTGAAAAATACGGCGACGACCAGGTGAAACAATGGCGCCGCGGCTTCGCCGTTACCCCACCGGCACTGACCAAAGACGACGAACGCTATCCTGGCCACGATCCACGTTACGCAAAACTGACCGAAAAAGAGCTGCCGCTGACCGAAAGCCTGGCGCTGACCATCGAACGTGTAATCCCTTACTGGAATGAAAGCATTCTGCCACGCATCAAAAGCGGTGAGCGCGTGATCATTGCCGCTCACGGCAACTCCCTGCGTGCGCTGGTGAAATACCTGGATAACATGAGCGAAGAAGCCATCCTTGAACTGAACATCCCAACCGGCGTGCCGTTGGTGTATGAGTTCGACGAAAACTTCAAACCGATCAAACACTACTATCTGGGCAACGCCGACGAGATCGCAGCGAAAGCCGCTGCCGTGGCGAACCAGGGTAAAGCGAAGTAA
- a CDS encoding PsiF family protein gives MRLITALPLLAGLMLSSNLMAAEHPAKTPSPAQAAQQQRMTDCNQQASGKALKGADRSTFMSTCLKSEGHQTAEKHLTPQQQKMKSCNAEAAKKDLKGEARKTFMGHCLKKAA, from the coding sequence ATGCGTCTGATTACCGCACTCCCATTACTGGCTGGTTTAATGCTGAGCAGCAACCTGATGGCCGCTGAACACCCAGCAAAAACCCCTTCCCCGGCGCAGGCTGCCCAGCAGCAACGCATGACGGATTGCAACCAGCAAGCCTCTGGCAAAGCGCTAAAGGGTGCCGATCGTTCCACCTTCATGAGCACCTGCCTGAAATCTGAAGGCCATCAAACTGCTGAAAAACACCTCACGCCACAGCAGCAGAAAATGAAAAGCTGCAATGCCGAAGCGGCCAAAAAAGACCTGAAGGGCGAAGCGCGTAAAACCTTTATGGGCCACTGCCTGAAAAAAGCGGCGTAA